A window of Leptotrichia wadei contains these coding sequences:
- a CDS encoding SIMPL domain-containing protein (The SIMPL domain is named for its presence in mouse protein SIMPL (signalling molecule that associates with mouse pelle-like kinase). Bacterial member BP26, from Brucella, was shown to assemble into a channel-like structure, while YggE from E. coli has been associated with resistance to oxidative stress.): MKKVAIALFSLLSVFSFGANENLVRKISVTGNAEREIMPDLAKINFKVEVKGKNLNQATDEVNKKVEKFKNELRARRISLENLETTAFYNRKGTEYDNDDILDVKTVPNKNVKKSDKKPTSYDVKMSILVKNTDFNKISALIDLEDGDNLQSIQKNFDENTFAFNINENGTTVDQALNKVFNKLNTSRRKLISAGIPENDIILSDYEIKENYTENKGTKKDVYYVTDEFVLTTKNIKELNTIISIADDNGININGSINFDLSDKDRIESEMYKDAYNQTKQKAESILRSSKMKLGEPIIVSEDVEFQQKMIDRIDQDWSVTYNAAPAEFEYTNTMTKEMTAPAPMAMRAGKSRVDYTPKPLKLTQNISVMYEMK; the protein is encoded by the coding sequence ATGAAAAAAGTAGCAATTGCGCTATTTTCTCTGTTAAGTGTATTTTCATTTGGAGCGAATGAAAATCTTGTGAGAAAAATTAGTGTTACGGGAAATGCAGAAAGGGAAATTATGCCAGATTTAGCAAAAATTAATTTCAAAGTTGAAGTGAAGGGAAAAAACTTAAATCAGGCAACAGATGAGGTAAATAAAAAAGTTGAGAAATTTAAGAATGAATTGAGAGCTAGAAGAATATCTTTGGAAAATTTGGAAACAACTGCATTTTATAATAGAAAAGGGACAGAATATGACAATGATGATATTTTAGACGTAAAGACGGTTCCAAATAAAAATGTAAAAAAATCTGATAAAAAGCCAACATCTTATGATGTGAAAATGTCAATATTAGTAAAAAATACTGATTTTAACAAAATTTCAGCATTAATTGACTTGGAAGATGGAGATAATTTACAAAGTATTCAGAAAAATTTTGATGAAAATACATTTGCATTTAATATAAATGAAAATGGAACAACAGTTGACCAGGCTTTAAATAAAGTGTTTAACAAACTTAATACTTCCAGAAGAAAGCTTATTTCAGCTGGAATCCCTGAAAATGATATTATTTTGAGTGATTATGAAATAAAGGAAAATTATACAGAAAATAAAGGTACAAAAAAAGATGTTTACTATGTTACAGATGAATTTGTGCTTACAACAAAAAATATAAAGGAACTTAATACAATAATTTCAATTGCCGATGACAACGGAATAAACATAAACGGTTCAATTAATTTTGACTTGTCAGATAAAGACAGAATTGAGTCAGAAATGTATAAAGATGCTTATAATCAAACAAAACAGAAAGCAGAAAGCATCTTACGTTCGAGCAAGATGAAACTGGGAGAACCAATTATTGTGAGTGAAGATGTGGAATTTCAGCAAAAGATGATTGACAGAATTGATCAGGATTGGAGTGTGACTTACAATGCAGCACCAGCGGAATTCGAATATACAAATACTATGACTAAGGAAATGACAGCACCTGCACCTATGGCAATGAGAGCTGGTAAATCTAGGGTTGATTATACTCCAAAACCATTAAAATTGACACAGAATATATCGGTTATGTATGAAATGAAATAA
- the rsgA gene encoding ribosome small subunit-dependent GTPase A has protein sequence MVYLFFYDINFRLLSKFILKFLSNIFIKGKVIRKIKGFYYVLDENSKNLSEENIYECKLRGMLKVKNDKMNCIIGDFVEFDKKEKIIEKIEKRQNFLYRPLIANIDFIGILFSIKSPDFDFTNFQKMLLNANSQNIPVVLILSKIDLVSQEELEKFLNKFKKIFKDVISIFPISTETRTGLSELKQYINKKSVVISGPSGAGKSTLINTLIGEEVLTTNDISGKTRKGRHTTIESRFFMTAPHSYLIDTPGFSTLDFPKLKNKKELEKLFPEFLEFIPNCKFRDCIHVNEPNCAIKENVENGNISRERYDFYLYSLENIKFLKYT, from the coding sequence ATTGTATATTTATTCTTTTATGATATAAATTTTAGATTACTAAGCAAATTTATTTTAAAATTTCTCTCAAATATTTTTATAAAAGGAAAAGTTATTAGAAAGATAAAGGGATTTTACTATGTTTTAGATGAAAATTCCAAAAATTTAAGTGAAGAAAATATTTATGAATGTAAATTACGCGGAATGTTAAAAGTGAAAAATGATAAAATGAACTGTATAATTGGTGATTTTGTAGAATTTGACAAAAAAGAAAAAATTATTGAAAAAATTGAAAAAAGGCAAAATTTTTTATATCGTCCACTTATTGCAAATATTGATTTTATTGGCATTTTATTTTCAATAAAAAGTCCAGATTTTGATTTTACAAATTTTCAGAAAATGCTTTTAAACGCAAATTCTCAAAATATTCCAGTTGTGCTAATCTTATCTAAAATTGATTTGGTTTCACAAGAAGAGCTGGAAAAGTTTTTAAATAAATTCAAAAAAATTTTTAAAGATGTAATTTCTATTTTTCCAATTTCTACCGAAACAAGAACTGGACTTTCAGAATTAAAACAATACATAAATAAAAAATCTGTCGTAATTTCAGGACCATCTGGAGCTGGAAAATCTACGCTTATTAACACTTTAATTGGAGAAGAAGTATTAACTACAAATGATATCAGTGGAAAAACTAGAAAAGGACGGCACACAACGATAGAAAGCCGATTTTTTATGACAGCCCCACATTCTTATCTAATAGATACGCCTGGATTTTCAACGTTGGATTTTCCAAAACTGAAAAATAAAAAGGAATTAGAAAAATTATTCCCAGAATTTCTGGAATTTATTCCTAACTGTAAATTTCGTGACTGTATTCACGTAAATGAGCCAAATTGTGCAATAAAGGAAAATGTGGAAAATGGAAATATTTCAAGGGAACGATATGATTTTTACCTGTATTCGCTGGAAAATATAAAATTTTTAAAATATACTTAA
- a CDS encoding MarR family transcriptional regulator has product MYEKIETLLDKFYKTYYKIEEINLNQVIKCLTTSELHIIEAIGENEITMNELSDKIGITMGTASVAVNKLTEKQFLERSRSNTDRRKVFVKLTQKGKVALNYHGNFHSTILERITDDIPKEKLDTFVEVFETIMENLDKVKKDIQPESILSFEKGDLVQVSSIKGSTAIRKYLNEKGVMIKSLIKIVNIDKYLITMVVDGDEKVLNVEDAENIMVRKNAL; this is encoded by the coding sequence ATGTACGAGAAAATTGAAACTCTATTAGATAAATTTTATAAAACATATTACAAAATTGAAGAAATTAACTTAAATCAGGTAATTAAATGCCTAACAACATCAGAACTGCATATTATTGAAGCAATTGGAGAAAATGAAATTACAATGAATGAACTTTCAGATAAAATAGGCATTACAATGGGAACAGCTTCTGTTGCTGTAAATAAATTAACTGAAAAGCAATTTCTAGAACGTTCCCGGTCGAACACTGATAGACGTAAAGTTTTTGTGAAATTGACTCAAAAAGGAAAGGTTGCCTTAAATTATCACGGTAATTTCCATTCAACTATTCTAGAAAGAATAACAGATGATATTCCAAAGGAAAAATTAGATACATTTGTTGAAGTTTTTGAAACAATTATGGAAAATCTAGATAAAGTTAAAAAAGATATCCAGCCTGAATCAATCTTGAGCTTTGAAAAAGGCGATTTAGTTCAAGTGTCATCAATTAAAGGAAGCACTGCCATTAGGAAATATTTAAATGAAAAAGGTGTTATGATAAAATCCCTAATAAAAATTGTAAATATTGACAAATATTTAATAACTATGGTTGTTGATGGAGATGAAAAAGTATTAAATGTTGAAGATGCAGAAAACATTATGGTTAGAAAAAATGCTCTTTAA
- a CDS encoding PASTA domain-containing protein, which yields MATQYKFSYAKTFKTVIVVICLVTLAIFGKDVFERHFFNTRLTVIPDVTGLDKKEAIKYLKEAGLKVKVINSKTEKVPLDTVYNQDPRSGKEVKVNRVVRIWVNNGEDVKVPNIIGLELLEARSRLKGLNIQIETIDYYPSNQKYNTILGVYPKPGTKLEINQKISILVSSQQMIDPSVMPNITGLDLNDARETLKQIGLEIGSVSQTNDPTLPVNTIISTNPAAGTKIQRGQKVSVVVNSGASVKKRARSNEEIINRSRDNINEREIEKTIDDTINQIDNNTPKTPQQNDKQQNNGNTPASPPNNSNSGGTSSEPNTGGGDDDD from the coding sequence ATGGCCACACAATATAAATTTAGTTATGCTAAAACTTTTAAAACTGTTATTGTAGTGATTTGTCTAGTTACACTAGCAATATTTGGAAAAGATGTTTTTGAACGTCATTTTTTTAACACTAGACTTACTGTTATTCCTGATGTTACGGGGCTTGACAAGAAAGAAGCGATAAAATATTTGAAGGAAGCTGGATTAAAAGTCAAAGTTATTAATTCCAAAACGGAAAAAGTACCATTAGATACGGTATATAATCAGGATCCAAGATCTGGAAAAGAAGTAAAAGTAAACAGAGTCGTAAGAATCTGGGTAAATAACGGTGAAGACGTAAAAGTTCCTAATATTATTGGATTGGAACTGCTTGAGGCAAGATCACGACTTAAAGGGTTAAATATTCAAATTGAGACAATTGATTATTATCCATCTAATCAAAAATACAACACTATTTTGGGAGTTTATCCAAAACCAGGGACAAAATTGGAAATTAACCAAAAAATATCAATACTTGTTTCATCACAACAAATGATAGATCCATCAGTTATGCCAAATATAACAGGACTTGATTTAAATGATGCAAGAGAAACATTAAAACAAATTGGACTTGAAATTGGCTCTGTATCTCAGACAAATGACCCAACATTGCCAGTAAATACAATTATATCTACAAATCCTGCAGCTGGAACAAAAATACAGCGTGGACAAAAAGTATCTGTTGTAGTAAATAGTGGAGCAAGTGTGAAAAAACGAGCAAGATCAAATGAAGAAATTATCAATCGTTCTCGAGATAACATAAATGAGAGAGAAATTGAAAAAACTATCGATGATACAATAAATCAGATAGATAACAATACTCCAAAAACTCCTCAACAAAATGATAAACAACAAAATAATGGAAATACTCCTGCTTCTCCGCCTAATAATTCAAATAGTGGAGGAACTTCCAGCGAACCAAATACTGGCGGTGGAGACGATGATGATTAA
- a CDS encoding Rqc2 family fibronectin-binding protein, producing MLYLDGIGISFLVKEIKEKILRYKLTKIFQYDRVSFSLFFGKNNLLFQVKDNSTIFYLKDEKDPNTDFQSKFLLSLKKHLQNSILVNIRQEGFDRIVYFDFEKLNQFGDVEKYMLIIEIMGKASNIFLTCKDKILSALYFTSIDVGNRVIMTGAKYTLPFEEKKISPIYLEKENFPFETETFLEKIEGAGRAFALQCSQDYNIFKRYLSSYRPVMYEILNRGKIQKVLTYNEFSEFSQKENANLENNPENKNNRKYFETLNEGLNAYFKTTITSNVISEKKKSLLKYVNSQIKKFKKIEKNIKVDLKKNENFENYKNIGDILAANMHQIKYGMKKVTVFDFYNNQEITINLDPLLSPNDNLNFYYNKYNKGKRTISALNLRFGDIQNEIKYFEEIKMFIEKENDFIGIEEIENELNLSDNRNKIKNKIKLNKTKKRELLSFDYKGFQIFVGRNNKENEEISFSKGQPNDIWMHIKDIPGSHVLILRNNQELPEDVLIYAANLACEYSKAKKGDKVTVDYCERKFVKKIKNSKPGNVTYTNFHSLLINVPEKSL from the coding sequence ATGCTCTATTTAGATGGAATTGGAATTTCATTTCTTGTAAAGGAAATAAAGGAAAAAATATTACGATATAAATTGACGAAAATTTTTCAATATGACAGAGTGTCATTTTCACTCTTTTTTGGAAAAAATAACCTTCTTTTTCAAGTAAAGGATAATTCAACAATTTTTTATTTAAAAGATGAAAAAGATCCAAATACTGATTTTCAGTCAAAATTTTTGCTTTCATTAAAAAAACATTTGCAAAATTCGATTTTAGTTAATATTAGGCAGGAAGGTTTTGACAGAATTGTATATTTTGACTTTGAAAAGTTAAATCAATTTGGAGATGTGGAAAAATATATGTTAATTATTGAAATTATGGGAAAGGCAAGTAATATTTTCTTGACTTGTAAAGATAAAATTCTGTCTGCACTTTATTTTACTTCGATTGATGTTGGAAACCGTGTTATTATGACTGGAGCAAAGTACACATTGCCCTTTGAGGAAAAAAAGATTTCGCCGATTTATTTGGAAAAGGAAAATTTTCCATTTGAAACAGAAACTTTTTTGGAAAAGATTGAAGGTGCTGGGCGTGCTTTTGCATTACAATGCTCACAAGATTATAATATTTTTAAAAGATATTTGTCTAGTTACAGACCTGTAATGTATGAAATATTAAATCGTGGAAAAATTCAGAAAGTACTGACTTATAATGAGTTTTCAGAATTTAGTCAAAAGGAAAATGCTAATTTAGAAAATAATCCAGAAAATAAAAATAACAGAAAATATTTTGAGACTTTAAATGAAGGCTTAAATGCTTATTTTAAAACAACAATTACTTCCAATGTCATTAGTGAAAAAAAGAAAAGTTTGTTAAAATATGTTAATTCGCAAATAAAAAAATTCAAAAAAATAGAAAAAAATATAAAAGTTGACTTGAAAAAAAATGAGAATTTTGAAAATTATAAAAATATCGGAGATATTTTGGCGGCAAATATGCACCAGATAAAATATGGAATGAAAAAAGTTACAGTTTTTGATTTTTATAATAATCAGGAAATTACTATAAATCTTGATCCGCTTTTATCTCCAAATGATAATTTAAATTTTTATTATAATAAATATAATAAAGGGAAACGTACTATTTCAGCCTTAAATCTAAGATTTGGTGATATTCAGAATGAAATAAAATATTTTGAGGAAATAAAGATGTTCATTGAAAAGGAAAACGATTTTATCGGAATCGAAGAAATTGAAAATGAGCTGAATTTATCAGATAATAGAAATAAAATAAAAAATAAAATTAAATTGAATAAAACAAAAAAACGTGAATTATTATCATTTGACTACAAAGGTTTTCAAATCTTTGTTGGAAGAAATAACAAGGAAAATGAGGAAATATCCTTTTCTAAAGGGCAGCCAAACGATATATGGATGCATATAAAGGATATTCCTGGAAGCCATGTTCTTATTTTACGAAATAATCAAGAACTTCCTGAAGATGTTTTAATTTATGCTGCAAATCTCGCTTGTGAATATTCTAAAGCAAAAAAAGGCGATAAAGTTACAGTCGATTACTGTGAAAGAAAATTTGTCAAAAAAATAAAGAATAGTAAGCCTGGAAATGTTACTTATACTAATTTTCATTCGTTATTAATTAATGTTCCAG
- the rpe gene encoding ribulose-phosphate 3-epimerase, translating to MDKKIIISPSLLAADFSKLREEIAEVEKFGAEYLHLDVMDGNFVPNISFGAPVISSLRKHSNLVFDVHLMVNEPDYLIKDFAQFSDIITVHVEAIKHLNRTIQLIKSFGKKAGVALNPSTPLDVLRYELKNLDMVLIMTVNPGFGGQKFIPEMIQKIKDLREIDKDIDIEVDGGINDKTAKLVKEAGANILVAGSYIFSGNYKKKIETLK from the coding sequence ATGGATAAAAAGATTATAATATCACCTTCTCTGCTTGCTGCAGATTTTAGTAAATTAAGAGAAGAAATCGCAGAAGTTGAAAAATTTGGAGCAGAATATCTACATTTAGATGTTATGGATGGCAATTTTGTGCCAAATATTAGTTTCGGTGCTCCTGTTATTTCATCTTTGAGAAAGCATAGCAATCTTGTATTTGATGTTCATTTAATGGTAAATGAGCCTGATTATTTGATAAAGGATTTTGCACAATTTTCTGATATTATCACAGTTCATGTTGAAGCTATAAAACACTTGAACAGAACAATTCAGCTGATAAAATCTTTTGGAAAAAAAGCAGGAGTTGCACTAAATCCTTCTACTCCGTTAGATGTTTTAAGATACGAATTAAAAAATCTTGATATGGTACTAATTATGACTGTAAATCCTGGTTTTGGCGGGCAAAAATTTATTCCTGAAATGATTCAAAAAATAAAAGATTTGCGAGAAATTGACAAAGATATTGATATTGAAGTAGATGGTGGAATAAATGACAAAACTGCAAAACTTGTGAAGGAAGCTGGAGCAAATATCTTAGTTGCAGGTTCGTATATTTTCAGCGGAAATTACAAGAAAAAAATCGAAACTTTAAAATAA